GAAATGAACGTTAAATTAACACTGGCCGAAGCGCCGGGAGAAGTTCCGACTATCAAAGAAGAAGACGTGCCTGCGAAGAACAGTTCAGTGAGGCTTGGAATAAACGCCTCAGGATTGAATGCAGATATTGCTAATAAATACGGCGTCAATCCGAATGAAAAAGGCGTGATTATTACACAAGTAGACCAAAATGGTCCCGCTTATCGCGGCGGATTGCGCGAAGGCGATGTTGTCAAACGTATCGGTCGTAAAGATATTACAAGCATAAAAGATTTTAATGATGCGATCAGCGAAATCGGCAAAGGCGATACGGCGCTATTCCTGATCAATCGACGCGGCGGTTCGTTATTTATTGCCTTCAGCGTACCTAACTAACCGTAAACGTGCGATAAGTCTAATTAATAATTTGAAAGCAACTTAAGAGCATCAATCCCGATGCCGGGGTTGGTGCTCTTCTTCTATACATGATGCAGTGAATCTACAAAGGAATGAATGATGACTAAAAATCTGGACGAGCAAATTTCGACCAAAGAAAAGAAAAAAAAGAATCAACTGCCTACATCGCTGCCAATCATACCGTTGCGTAATACCGTGCTTTTCCCGCAACAAATTATGCCTTTATCCATTGGTCGGGATAAGACGTTGAAGCTTGTTTCAGAACATTCCGATGCAAACCGGCTGGTGGGTGTCGTCGCGCAGATTGACAGCGGCGTCGAAAATCCATCTCCTAAAGACATGTATGAATACGGCGTTGCCGCGACGATCATGCGAGTCTTCGACATGCCTGACGGCAGTAAAAGTGTAATTGTTCAGGGTGTTCAACGCGTCAAACTGACCGAATTTTTGCAAGATGATCCGTATTGGATTGCTCAAATTGAAGAGCTTCACGAAATTCCCGTAGAAGCAAGTGATATTGAAGTAGACGCGTTGGTACTGAATATCAAAAATATTTTCCAAAAGATGGCTTCTTTGGCGCCCTATATAACGGCCGAACAGACGTCCATGATTCTCAATATTCAACAACCGGCGCGCGTGGCCGATGTCGCGATCGCATCGTTGAATATTTCAACATCCGAAAAGCAGGAATTGTTGCAAACCCTTAATGTCAAAGAACGTTTGGAAAAAGCCCATGTCGTTTTGAATCGTGTTCTCCAAACGCTGGAACTGGGTAATAAAATTCAATCTGATGTTCAGGATGAGATCAGTAAAACTCAAAGAGAATATTATCTTCGCGAACAATTGAAAGCAATTCAACGCGAACTTGGCGAGACAGAGTCGAGCAATCCGGAAATTCAGGAACTCCGTGAAAAGATTGAAAAAGCGAAAATGCCAAAAGAAGCTATGGAAGTCGCTAAGAAAGAAGTAGAACGGCTTTCCAGAATGTCACCGATGGCGGCAGAATATACTGTATCGCGAACATACATTGATTGGCTGATTGAGTTGCCATGGACGACTGCTACGGAAGACAATCTTCAGATTAATGACGCCCATAAGCGTTTGGAGGCGGATCACTACGGTCTGGAAAAAGTCAAAAATCGCATTTTGGAATATCTAGCTGTTCGCAAACTTAAAAATGACATGCGTGGTCCAATTCTTTGTTTCGTAGGACCTCCGGGAGTAGGTAAAACGTCATTAGGCCGATCGATTGCCAATGCCTTGGGAAGGAAATTCGTCCGGATGTCGCTTGGAGGCATTCGCGATGAAGCGGAAATTCGTGGGCATCGCCGGACGTACATCGGAGCTTTACCTGGCCGGGTTGTGCAGGGTTTACGCCGGGCCGGAACGATCAATCCTGTTTTTATGTTGGATGAAATTGACAAAGTCGGTATGGATTTTCGCGGCGATCCGTCCAGTGCTTTACTGGAAGTATTGGATCCCGAACAAAATAATTCTTTCAGTGATCACTATTTGGATGTTCCGGTCGATCTTTCAAAAGTACTGTTCATTGCAACAGCGAATCTCGCCGATCCAATCTTACCGGCTTTGCGCGATCGCATGGAATTGATAGAGATTCCGGGGTATACTGAAGAAGAGAAAATGCATATCGTGAATAAATTTATTATTCCGAAACAAATTGCTGAACACGGATTGAAAGGAAATCAGGTTAGATTTAATGCCGATGCGATCAAGATGATTATTCATCAATATACACGTGAAGCAGGCTTGCGTAATCTTGAACGTGAAATAGCGGCCATTTGCCGTGCCGTTGCAAGAGAAGTGGCTGAAGGCAAGTTGACTAAAAAAACGGTGGATAAGAAGAGTGTTGATCACTACCTCGGAAAAATAAAATTTTATTCTGAAGCAGCCGAACGAATCAAAAAGCCCGGTGTGGTTACCGGCTTGGCATGGACAGCCGCCGGCGGCGATATCCTTTTTATTGAAGCGACCAAAATGAAAGGAAAGGGTAGCCTTACACTCACCGGACAACTCGGTGACGTTATGAAAGAATCTGCTGTAGCCGCGTTAAGCCAGATTCGCTCGCAAGCCGATGAACTGGGAATTCCCGACGACTTCGATAAAATTGACATTCATATTCACGTTCCGGCCGGAGGAATTCCAAAAGACGGACCGTCAGCCGGTATTACTATGTTCACAGCGATTTTATCGCTGTTGACAGACACTATTGTCCGTAAAGATATAGCGATGACCGGCGAGGTGACTTTACGAGGTGCAGTACTGCCGATAGGAGGCGTTAAAGAAAAAGTTTTGGCCGCACACCGGGCTGGAATCAAAACGGTTATTTTACCGGATAAAAATGAGAAAGACGTCGACGAAGTGCCCAAACAGATCCGCAAAGAAATGAAATTTTTATTTGTCAACGAAGTGACTCAAGTCATGGAACATGCTCTGAACCTTCATTCGAAAAATTCTAAAAACGGAACAGCGCGGAATAATGGCGCCAAAAGTAAGCTAAAAAGAAAAAATTGATTCACGCCTAACATTTTCCTGAAAGGAAAATATGGACAAACAGAAATTACAAATTCCGATTATTCTGGGTATTTTGCTTCTTTTCGTATTGCTCAACCCGATTTTATTTTCATCGCATCCGGACTTAGAAATCACTTATAAAGAATTTCGCGATTATTTAAGCGCTGGCCAAATCGATGAAGTTCAGATTACCAATGAAAAAATTTACGGCA
The nucleotide sequence above comes from bacterium. Encoded proteins:
- the lon gene encoding endopeptidase La, which gives rise to MTKNLDEQISTKEKKKKNQLPTSLPIIPLRNTVLFPQQIMPLSIGRDKTLKLVSEHSDANRLVGVVAQIDSGVENPSPKDMYEYGVAATIMRVFDMPDGSKSVIVQGVQRVKLTEFLQDDPYWIAQIEELHEIPVEASDIEVDALVLNIKNIFQKMASLAPYITAEQTSMILNIQQPARVADVAIASLNISTSEKQELLQTLNVKERLEKAHVVLNRVLQTLELGNKIQSDVQDEISKTQREYYLREQLKAIQRELGETESSNPEIQELREKIEKAKMPKEAMEVAKKEVERLSRMSPMAAEYTVSRTYIDWLIELPWTTATEDNLQINDAHKRLEADHYGLEKVKNRILEYLAVRKLKNDMRGPILCFVGPPGVGKTSLGRSIANALGRKFVRMSLGGIRDEAEIRGHRRTYIGALPGRVVQGLRRAGTINPVFMLDEIDKVGMDFRGDPSSALLEVLDPEQNNSFSDHYLDVPVDLSKVLFIATANLADPILPALRDRMELIEIPGYTEEEKMHIVNKFIIPKQIAEHGLKGNQVRFNADAIKMIIHQYTREAGLRNLEREIAAICRAVAREVAEGKLTKKTVDKKSVDHYLGKIKFYSEAAERIKKPGVVTGLAWTAAGGDILFIEATKMKGKGSLTLTGQLGDVMKESAVAALSQIRSQADELGIPDDFDKIDIHIHVPAGGIPKDGPSAGITMFTAILSLLTDTIVRKDIAMTGEVTLRGAVLPIGGVKEKVLAAHRAGIKTVILPDKNEKDVDEVPKQIRKEMKFLFVNEVTQVMEHALNLHSKNSKNGTARNNGAKSKLKRKN